The Glycine soja cultivar W05 chromosome 3, ASM419377v2, whole genome shotgun sequence genome window below encodes:
- the LOC114407174 gene encoding uncharacterized protein LOC114407174 isoform X2, which translates to MQSENQNNQLVVQNSGSLSFSSHLSKEDEEMSRSALSTFRAKEEEIERKKMEVREKVQLQLGRVEEETKRLATIREELEALADPMRKEVALVRKRIDSVNKELKPLGHTCQKKEKEYKDALEAFNEKNREKVQLITKLMELVGESERLRMKKLEELSKNIDSMQ; encoded by the exons atGCAGAGTGAGAACCAGAACAACCAGTTGGTGGTGCAGAATTCGGGGAGCCTGAGCTTCAGCAGCCATTTGTCGAAGGAAGACGAAGAGATGTCAAGGTCTGCTCTCTCCACCTTCAGAGCCAAGGAGGAAGAGATTGAAAGGAAGAAGATGGAGGTCAGAGAAAAGGTTCAGCTTCAGTTAGGTCGAGTCGAAGAAGAAACTAAGCGTCTTGCAACCATTCGTGAG GAGCTTGAAGCCCTGGCAGATCCAATGAGGAAAGAAGTTGCACTTGTTCGAAAAAGAATTGATTCCGTAAACAAAGAATTAAAGCCACTGGGTCATACCTGCCAGAAGAAG GAGAAAGAATACAAAGACGCCCTTGAAGCTTTCAATGAAAAGAACAGGGAAAAAGTACAGCTAATCACCAAGTTAATGGAG TTGGTGGGTGAAAGTGAAAGATTGAGGATGAAGAAGCTGGAGGAGCTGAGTAAGAACATAGATTCGATGCAATGA
- the LOC114407174 gene encoding uncharacterized protein LOC114407174 isoform X1 — protein sequence MQSENQNNQLVVQNSGSLSFSSHLSKEDEEMSRSALSTFRAKEEEIERKKMEVREKVQLQLGRVEEETKRLATIREEYQELEALADPMRKEVALVRKRIDSVNKELKPLGHTCQKKEKEYKDALEAFNEKNREKVQLITKLMELVGESERLRMKKLEELSKNIDSMQ from the exons atGCAGAGTGAGAACCAGAACAACCAGTTGGTGGTGCAGAATTCGGGGAGCCTGAGCTTCAGCAGCCATTTGTCGAAGGAAGACGAAGAGATGTCAAGGTCTGCTCTCTCCACCTTCAGAGCCAAGGAGGAAGAGATTGAAAGGAAGAAGATGGAGGTCAGAGAAAAGGTTCAGCTTCAGTTAGGTCGAGTCGAAGAAGAAACTAAGCGTCTTGCAACCATTCGTGAG GAATATCAGGAGCTTGAAGCCCTGGCAGATCCAATGAGGAAAGAAGTTGCACTTGTTCGAAAAAGAATTGATTCCGTAAACAAAGAATTAAAGCCACTGGGTCATACCTGCCAGAAGAAG GAGAAAGAATACAAAGACGCCCTTGAAGCTTTCAATGAAAAGAACAGGGAAAAAGTACAGCTAATCACCAAGTTAATGGAG TTGGTGGGTGAAAGTGAAAGATTGAGGATGAAGAAGCTGGAGGAGCTGAGTAAGAACATAGATTCGATGCAATGA